One region of Trichosurus vulpecula isolate mTriVul1 chromosome 1, mTriVul1.pri, whole genome shotgun sequence genomic DNA includes:
- the LOC118834498 gene encoding LOW QUALITY PROTEIN: olfactory receptor 1361-like (The sequence of the model RefSeq protein was modified relative to this genomic sequence to represent the inferred CDS: inserted 1 base in 1 codon) translates to MEGENHSRVSEFILLGLSEQPEQGRLIFLVFLLMYLITGLGNLLIILAIGSDSRLHTTMYSFIINLYLVDICFTSAAIHKMLANYIRGNKAIRYISCLAQVFFFIXFGWVDSILPTAMAYDRYVAICAPLHYSMVMTPKVCVLLVATCWFGACANALTHTSLLTRLSFCGHTEIPHFFCDLSVVIRLACSDTFINDLLIYIMGGLTGIIPFIGIRISYINIFVAVLRIPSAQGKWKVFSTCGSHLTVVCLFYGTIIGVCFNPTSAHTAQQDTAAAMMYTAVTPMLNPFIYSLRNKDMKGALRMLFSRKSGLSL, encoded by the exons ATGGAAGGGGAAAATCATTCAAGAGTTTCTGAATTCATCCTCCTTGGCCTTTCAGAACAGCCAGAGCAGGGGAGGCTCATTTTCCTTGTATTCCTGCTTATGTATCTGATCACAGGACTGGGGAATTTGCTCATCATTCTGGCCATTGGGTCAGACTCACGTCTGCACACTACCATGTACTCCTTCATTATCAACTTGTACCTGGTTGACATCTGCTTCACCTCTGCTGCCATTCACAAGATGCTAGCTAATTATATACGTGGTAACAAAGCAATTCGTTACATCAGCTGCCTGGCACAAGTattcttcttca tgtttggGTGGGTAGATAGTATCCTTCCCACTGCCATGGCCTATGACCGCTATGTGGCTATCTGTGCCCCACTACATTATTCCATGGTCATGACCCCAAAGGTCTGTGTCCTTCTGGTAGCAACGTGCTGGTTTGGGGCTTGTGCTAATGCCCTGACACACACTAGTCTGCTGACCCGACTCTCATTCTGCGGCCACACTGAAATCCCTCATTTCTTCTGTGACCTTAGTGTGGTGATAAGATTGGCCTGCTCAGATACCTTCATCAATGACTTGCTGATCTACATAATGGGAGGACTGACAGGTATAATTCCATTCATTGGCATTCGAATCTCCTACATTAACATTTTTGTGGCTGTGCTGAGGATCCCATCAGCTCAAGGGAAATGGAAAGTTTTCTCCACCTGTGGCTCTCACCTCACTGTGGTCTGTCTCTTCTATGGCACAATCATTGGAGTGTGCTTTAACCCAACATCTGCACACACAGCCCAACAGGACACAGCAGCAGCCATGATGTACACTGCCGTCACCCCGATGCTGAACCCTTTTATCTATAGCCTAAGGAACAAGGACATGAAAGGAGCCCTGAGGATGCTCTTCAGCAGAAAGTCAGGCCTCTCTTTGTGA